TGTTGTTATTGCGGAGTCTCATCTGACCATTCATACATGGCCAGAATATGGTTTTGCTGCAGTGGATGTATTTACCTGCGGAGAAACCATAAAGCCAGAGATTGCAGCTCAATATATTATAGAAGCATTTGAGTGCAAAGTTCCCTCAATAGTTGAGATGAAAAGAGGTATAATTTCTCATAGAAACGAGAAACTACCTCATAAGGTATGTCATGAAGAATTGCAAGTGGTATATTGAGCAAACATCTGAGGATGAGATTATATTTCATTCTCTTAAGGAGATAATATATAGTGAGAACTCTCCTTATCAGAGGATTGAAATAGTCCATTTTGGTAATCTTGGCAGATGTCTTCTTCTTGATGGTAAAATGCAGTCTTCTGAGGTTGATGAATTTATTTATCATGAAGCATTGGTTCATCCTGTTATGCTTCTAAGTGAATCTGTAGACAAGGTGCTCATAGCAGGCGGTGGAGAGGGAGCTACTTTGAGAGAGGTATTGAAACATCCTGTTAATGAAGTCGTCATGGTAGAGCTTGATGAATCAGTTATTACAATTGCTAAACAATATCTTCCAGAATGGAATAGCGGTGCTTTTGACGATCCGAGGGTCAGGTTGGTTATAGATGATGCAAGGTCTTATATTGAAAAAACAAAAAACTATTTTGATGTAATAATAATAGATTTACCTGAACCAGCAGAAGGAGGACCTGCTTATCTGCTCTATACTAAGGAGTTCTATGAAAAAGTAAAAGAAGCTCTCACAGAAAAAGGCATGATGGTTACGCAATCTGCTTCTGCTTCTGTAAATAACTTAAGGGTTTTTGTTTCAATTGTTTCTACTCTTAAACAGGTATTTCCATATGTTAGACCCTATATTACCTATGTGCCTTCTTTTTTTGCTCCATGGGGATTTGTTCTTGTTTCTAAAAAAATTAATCCTGATGAGTATGTAAATAGAATAAATGAGAAACTCAATTCTGTGGGAGAAAGTTTAAAATTTTACGATATGGATAGTCATACATCTATGTTTTATCTTCCAAAGCATATCAAAAAAGCTTTTGAAAAAGAGGGGATAGTCATACACGATGACTCCCCTCTTTCTTTTTATTAATCTTTCTTTTTAGAAGGTAACACTGCAAGTCCTGGTAATTCTTTCCCTTCAAGTAATTGTAAAGCAGCACCACCACCCGTTGATATAAATGAAATGGAATCACTCACTCCTGCTTTATGCACTGCATAGTCTGTATCTCCACCACCTACTATTGTAAATGCATAAGAATCAGCAACTGCATGGGCAATCGCGAATGTACCTCTTGAAAATGCGTCTATTTCAAAAACTCCCATTGGTCCATTCCATAAAATAGTTTTTGCATCATGTAAAGCCTCTGTAAAAAGCTTTACTGAAGCAGGTCCTATATCAAGCCCTCGCCAGCCCTGAGGTATTTCCTGTACAGGAACTATCTTAGTTTCTGCTCCTGTGTCTATGCTTTGAGCAATCACAACATCTACAGGAAGATAAAATTTAACCCTGTTTGCGCGAAGTTTTTCCATTATTTTTATAGCAAAATCTATCATATCGGACTCAACAAGGGAGTTACCAACCTCGTATCCCATAGCTTTTATAAATGTAAAAGCCATTCCTCCACCAACTATTACTTTATCTGCTTTGTCTGCAAGATTTTCCAATACTCCAATCTTCCCTCCAACCTTAGCACCTCCCAGTATTACCACAAAAGGTCTTATAGGAGATTCTACAGCTC
The Thermodesulfovibrio yellowstonii DSM 11347 DNA segment above includes these coding regions:
- the speD gene encoding adenosylmethionine decarboxylase, translating into MYALGTHLLIELKNCNPEILKDLESVKNILVDAAKKANATIISVNFHEFNPFGISGVVVIAESHLTIHTWPEYGFAAVDVFTCGETIKPEIAAQYIIEAFECKVPSIVEMKRGIISHRNEKLPHKVCHEELQVVY
- the speE gene encoding polyamine aminopropyltransferase; the encoded protein is MKNCKWYIEQTSEDEIIFHSLKEIIYSENSPYQRIEIVHFGNLGRCLLLDGKMQSSEVDEFIYHEALVHPVMLLSESVDKVLIAGGGEGATLREVLKHPVNEVVMVELDESVITIAKQYLPEWNSGAFDDPRVRLVIDDARSYIEKTKNYFDVIIIDLPEPAEGGPAYLLYTKEFYEKVKEALTEKGMMVTQSASASVNNLRVFVSIVSTLKQVFPYVRPYITYVPSFFAPWGFVLVSKKINPDEYVNRINEKLNSVGESLKFYDMDSHTSMFYLPKHIKKAFEKEGIVIHDDSPLSFY
- a CDS encoding phosphoglycerate kinase → MTPFNNSFDKMTIEDLPIKSKRVFIRADFNVPLDANLVITDDRRIRSTLPTINYAIDEGAKIILASHLGRPKGKVDPKFSLSPVARRLQRLLNKEVIFAPDCIGPQVEQLVSKMKEGDVILLENLRFHMEEEKNDEKFAKALASLADFYVNDAFGASHRAHASIVGIPKFIPSAAGFLLKKEIEYLKGAVESPIRPFVVILGGAKVGGKIGVLENLADKADKVIVGGGMAFTFIKAMGYEVGNSLVESDMIDFAIKIMEKLRANRVKFYLPVDVVIAQSIDTGAETKIVPVQEIPQGWRGLDIGPASVKLFTEALHDAKTILWNGPMGVFEIDAFSRGTFAIAHAVADSYAFTIVGGGDTDYAVHKAGVSDSISFISTGGGAALQLLEGKELPGLAVLPSKKKD